The following proteins are co-located in the Symphalangus syndactylus isolate Jambi chromosome 21, NHGRI_mSymSyn1-v2.1_pri, whole genome shotgun sequence genome:
- the HTR1F gene encoding 5-hydroxytryptamine receptor 1F, giving the protein MDFLNSSDQNLTSEELLNRMPSKILVSLTLSGLALMTTTINSLVIAAIIVTRKLHHPANYLICSLAVTDFLVAVLVMPFSIVYIVRESWIMGQVVCDIWLSVDITCCTCSILHLSAIALDRYRAITDAVEYARKRTPKHAGIMITIVWIISVFISMPPLFWRHQGTSRDDECIIKHDHIVSTIYSTFGAFYIPLALILILYYKIYRAAKTLYHKRQASRIAKEEVNGQVLLESGEKSTKSVSTPYVLEKSLSDPSTDFDKIHSTVRSLRSEFKHERSWRRQKISGTRERKAATTLGLILGAFVICWLPFFVKELVVNVCEKCKISEEMSNFLAWLGYLNSLINPLIYTIFNEDFKKAFQKLVRCRCSF; this is encoded by the coding sequence atggatTTCTTAAATTCATCTGATCAAAACTTGACCTCAGAGGAACTGTTAAACAGAATGCCATCCAAAATTCTGGTGTCCCTCACTCTCTCTGGGCTGGCACTGATGACAACAACTATCAACTCCCTTGTGATCGCTGCAATTATTGTGACCCGGAAGCTGCACCATCCAGCCAATTATTTAATTTGTTCCCTTGCAGTCACAGATTTTCTTGTGGCTGTCCTGGTGATGCCCTTCAGCATTGTGTATATTGTGAGAGAGAGCTGGATTATGGGGCAAGTGGTCTGTGACATTTGGCTGAGTGTTGACATTACCTGCTGCACGTGCTCCATCTTGCATCTCTCAGCTATAGCTTTGGATCGGTATCGAGCAATCACAGATGCTGTTGAGTATGCCAGGAAAAGGACTCCAAAGCATGCTGGCATTATGATTACAATAGTTTGGATTATATCTGTTTTTATCTCTATGCCTCCTCTATTCTGGAGGCACCAAGGAACTAGCAGAGATGATGAATGCATCATCAAGCACGACCACATTGTTTCCACCATTTACTCAACATTTGGAGCTTTCTACATCCCACTGGCATTGATTTTGATCCTTTACTACAAAATATATAGAGCAGCAAAGACGTTATACCACAAGAGACAAGCAAGTAGGATTGCAAAGGAGGAGGTGAATGGCCAAGTCCTTTTGGAGAGTGGTGAGAAAAGCACTAAATCGGTTTCCACACCCTATGTACTAGAAAAGTCTTTATCTGACCCATCAACAGACTTTGATAAAATTCATAGCACAGTGAGAAGTCTCAGGTCTGAATTCAAGCATGAGAGATCTTGGAGAAGGCAAAAGATCTCAGGTACAAGAGAACGGAAAGCAGCCACTACCCTAGGATTAATCTTGGGTGCATTTGTAATATGTTGGCTTCCTTTTTTTGTAAAAGAATTAGTTGTTAATGTctgtgaaaaatgtaaaatttctgaaGAAATGTCCAATTTTTTGGCATGGCTTGGATATCTCAATTCCCTTATAAATCCACTGATTTACACAATCTTTAATGAAGACTTCAAGAAAGCATTCCAAAAACTTGTGCGATGTCGATGTtcgttttaa